A window of Rhabdothermincola salaria contains these coding sequences:
- a CDS encoding TetR/AcrR family transcriptional regulator: MARRLTPRGLERRRQLMRYATERFAAQGYHTTSVAEIVDGIGVGKGVFYWYFESKDALLTAILQEAQRDLRRAQQDAIEGVQDPVRRIELGIRASVRWYAANRAVDQVSSFARSEARFADVLRQGTEVAVSDTMRHLREAVAREAVRDGDLELQANAILGVTRHLARRFLREADRPIDAVADEAVAFCLGGLNGPLARVVGTPEADRGTVA, translated from the coding sequence ATGGCGCGCCGCTTGACCCCTCGTGGCCTCGAGCGCCGTCGACAGCTGATGCGCTACGCGACCGAGCGCTTCGCGGCCCAGGGCTACCACACGACCTCGGTGGCCGAGATCGTCGACGGCATCGGGGTGGGCAAGGGGGTGTTCTACTGGTACTTCGAGTCCAAGGACGCCCTGCTCACCGCCATCCTGCAGGAAGCCCAGCGAGACCTGCGTCGGGCTCAGCAGGACGCCATCGAGGGGGTCCAGGACCCGGTGCGCCGGATCGAGCTCGGGATCAGGGCATCCGTGCGCTGGTACGCCGCCAACCGGGCGGTCGACCAGGTCAGCTCATTCGCCCGCTCCGAGGCCCGTTTCGCCGACGTCCTGCGCCAGGGCACCGAGGTGGCGGTGAGCGACACGATGCGCCACCTCCGTGAGGCGGTGGCCCGGGAAGCAGTGCGCGACGGCGACCTCGAGCTGCAGGCAAACGCCATCCTGGGCGTCACCCGGCACCTGGCCCGCCGCTTCCTGCGCGAGGCCGACCGGCCCATCGACGCCGTGGCCGACGAAGCCGTCGCCTTCTGCCTCGGCGGGCTGAACGGCCCCCTCGCCCGTGTCGTGGGAACACCGGAGGCCG
- a CDS encoding sensor histidine kinase gives MTATSPAEARNAATDARTAATRSTRRRPRFIPIGHGLGLRTRLTLTFALGAGVLSAVLSIVTFGLTRENLLTQREESSVTQALANAERVGNRLGTDADGTAVEQVIVSLPAPAGAQPVLRYRGEWFARNNLEFGREDIPASLQERVDAGRAARMRFDNRGEPFLAIGVPVPSLDAQYYEGVSLLDLSETLNGLAISLLGASALTTIAGGLVGFWASRRVFSPLLDVGRAAEAIAGGRLDTRLDVGGDPDLDLIASPFNEMAQALEDRIDRDARFASEVSHELRSPLMTLSATVEVLENSREEMPDRARTALVLLSADVDRLQQLVEDLLEISRFDVGAIKLHLEEVVAVEMVIQAVSVLGGGGVPVRYDPEVSDVVVRVDKRRFGRVIANLLDNATKYAGGATATTLTLVDHRVQIAVEDRGPGVPPEDRTAIFDRFARGGESGKRSTDSGVGLGLSLVDEHVRLHGGRVWVDRRVDGEPGSRFVVELPVVEPATSPTRDEDEDEEEEA, from the coding sequence GTGACCGCGACCAGCCCCGCCGAGGCCCGCAACGCCGCCACCGACGCGCGGACCGCCGCCACGCGATCGACGCGCCGCCGACCACGGTTCATCCCCATCGGCCACGGCCTGGGCCTGCGCACCCGTCTCACCCTCACCTTCGCGCTCGGCGCCGGGGTGCTGTCCGCCGTGCTGTCCATCGTGACCTTCGGACTCACCCGCGAGAACCTGCTCACCCAGCGCGAGGAGTCCTCGGTGACCCAGGCCCTCGCCAACGCCGAGCGGGTGGGCAACCGCCTCGGCACCGACGCCGACGGCACCGCGGTCGAGCAGGTGATCGTCTCGCTGCCCGCCCCGGCCGGGGCCCAGCCGGTACTGCGCTACCGGGGCGAGTGGTTCGCCCGCAACAACCTCGAGTTCGGCCGCGAGGACATCCCCGCGTCGCTCCAGGAGCGCGTCGACGCCGGCCGGGCGGCCCGGATGCGCTTCGACAACCGCGGCGAGCCCTTCCTGGCGATCGGGGTCCCCGTCCCGTCCCTCGACGCGCAGTACTACGAGGGCGTGTCGCTGCTGGACCTCAGCGAGACCCTCAACGGGTTGGCCATCTCCTTGCTGGGGGCCTCGGCGCTGACCACCATCGCCGGTGGACTGGTCGGCTTCTGGGCCAGCCGACGGGTCTTCTCCCCCCTGCTCGACGTGGGCCGAGCCGCCGAGGCCATCGCCGGCGGACGTCTCGACACCCGCCTCGACGTGGGCGGCGACCCCGATCTCGACCTCATCGCCTCCCCGTTCAACGAGATGGCCCAGGCGCTCGAGGACCGCATCGACCGTGACGCTCGTTTCGCGTCCGAGGTCAGCCACGAGCTGCGCTCCCCGCTCATGACCCTCTCCGCCACCGTCGAGGTGCTCGAGAACTCTCGCGAGGAGATGCCCGATCGGGCCCGTACCGCCCTCGTGTTGCTGTCGGCCGACGTCGATCGGCTCCAGCAGCTCGTCGAGGACCTCCTCGAGATCTCCCGCTTCGACGTGGGCGCCATCAAGTTGCACCTCGAGGAGGTGGTCGCGGTCGAGATGGTGATCCAGGCCGTGTCCGTCCTGGGGGGCGGCGGGGTTCCTGTGCGCTACGACCCCGAGGTCAGCGACGTCGTGGTGCGGGTCGACAAGCGCCGGTTCGGCCGGGTCATCGCCAACCTGCTCGACAACGCCACCAAGTACGCGGGCGGCGCCACCGCCACCACCCTCACCCTGGTCGACCACCGCGTGCAGATCGCCGTCGAGGATCGAGGCCCCGGCGTACCGCCGGAGGACCGCACCGCCATCTTCGATCGCTTCGCCCGCGGCGGCGAGAGCGGCAAGCGATCGACCGACAGCGGCGTCGGGCTCGGCCTGTCGCTGGTCGACGAGCACGTTCGCCTCCACGGCGGGCGGGTGTGGGTGGACCGCCGCGTCGACGGCGAGCCGGGGTCCCGCTTCGTGGTGGAGCTCCCCGTCGTCGAACCGGCCACGAGCCCCACCCGGGACGAGGACGAGGACGAGGAGGAAGAGGCATGA
- a CDS encoding 6-phosphofructokinase — protein MRVAMLTGGGDCPGLNAVMRAVVRKGERHYGDELVGFLDGWRGVIDGAVRPLDVEALRGTLPRGGTILGSSRTNPFKIEGGVDACKASMEALGIDALIAIGGEDTLGVAEKLHQLGVHVIGVPKTIDNDLSGTELTFGFDTAVQIATEAIDRLHTTAESHHRVMVVEVMGRHAGHIAVWSGIAGGATMILIPEEPFDIDSVCDALRRRHEKGNYASIVVVAEGAVPEEGTMELQTGEVDQFGHVRLGGIGNSLAEAIEDRTGFETRQTVLGHVQRGGTPTAFDRVLATRFGVAAIDAVHDGAFGQMVALQSGDIVRVPLTEAVGTLKTVDPDLYHGVAEVFFAG, from the coding sequence ATGCGCGTAGCCATGCTCACCGGCGGGGGCGACTGCCCCGGCCTGAACGCCGTGATGCGAGCCGTCGTCCGCAAGGGCGAGCGCCACTACGGCGACGAGCTCGTCGGCTTCCTCGACGGATGGCGAGGCGTCATCGACGGCGCCGTGCGACCCCTCGACGTGGAAGCGCTGCGGGGGACGCTGCCCCGTGGGGGCACCATCCTCGGCTCCTCGCGCACCAACCCGTTCAAGATCGAGGGTGGCGTGGATGCCTGCAAGGCCAGCATGGAGGCCCTCGGCATCGATGCCCTCATCGCCATCGGCGGCGAGGACACCCTCGGGGTGGCCGAGAAGCTGCACCAGCTCGGCGTGCACGTCATCGGCGTGCCCAAGACCATCGACAACGATCTGTCGGGCACCGAGCTGACCTTCGGCTTCGACACCGCCGTGCAGATCGCCACTGAGGCGATCGACCGTCTCCACACCACCGCCGAGTCCCACCACCGGGTGATGGTGGTCGAGGTCATGGGCCGCCACGCTGGCCACATCGCCGTGTGGTCGGGCATCGCCGGTGGCGCCACCATGATCCTCATCCCCGAAGAGCCCTTCGACATCGACTCGGTGTGCGACGCCCTGCGTCGCCGCCACGAGAAGGGCAACTACGCCTCCATCGTGGTGGTGGCCGAGGGTGCCGTCCCAGAGGAGGGCACCATGGAGCTGCAGACCGGCGAGGTCGACCAGTTCGGCCACGTCCGCCTGGGTGGCATCGGCAACAGCCTCGCGGAGGCCATCGAGGACCGCACCGGCTTCGAGACCCGCCAGACGGTGCTCGGCCACGTGCAACGCGGTGGTACCCCCACGGCGTTCGACCGCGTGCTGGCGACCCGGTTCGGGGTGGCCGCCATCGACGCCGTCCACGACGGTGCGTTCGGTCAGATGGTGGCGCTGCAGAGCGGCGACATCGTGCGGGTCCCGCTCACCGAAGCGGTGGGGACCCTCAAGACCGTCGACCCCGACCTGTACCACGGCGTGGCCGAGGTCTTCTTCGCCGGTTGA
- a CDS encoding inositol monophosphatase family protein: MARPEEPVTETSAPAAPVDHRALLELALTAAAEAATVLSEGVGRVRTSVATKSTSTDMVTEMDREAERLIERRLLGARPDDAMRGEEGTSRTGTSGVEWIVDPLDGTTNYLYGHAGFAVSIAARFDGRVVAGVVHDPLHGDVFSARVDHGAFRNGERIAVSGAHDLAHALVATGFSYDPERRERQARVLTSVLPAVRDIRRMGAAAVDLCSVACGRVDAFYERGLQPWDHAAGALVAAEAGALVGDLEGGPPSGEFCLAAGPGLFEPLASLLRRAGAGQA; the protein is encoded by the coding sequence GTGGCCCGACCCGAGGAGCCCGTCACCGAGACCTCTGCGCCCGCCGCCCCCGTCGACCACCGAGCCCTGCTCGAGCTGGCCCTCACCGCGGCCGCCGAGGCCGCCACCGTGCTGAGCGAGGGTGTCGGCCGGGTGCGCACGTCGGTGGCCACCAAGTCCACCAGCACCGACATGGTCACCGAGATGGACCGCGAGGCCGAGCGGCTCATCGAGCGGCGCCTGCTCGGCGCCCGCCCCGACGACGCCATGCGCGGCGAAGAGGGCACCTCCCGCACGGGCACCTCTGGCGTCGAGTGGATCGTCGACCCCCTCGACGGGACCACCAACTACCTCTACGGCCATGCCGGGTTCGCCGTGTCGATCGCCGCCCGGTTCGATGGCCGGGTGGTGGCGGGTGTCGTCCACGATCCGCTCCACGGCGACGTGTTCAGTGCCCGCGTCGACCACGGAGCCTTCCGCAACGGCGAGCGGATCGCCGTGTCGGGCGCCCACGACCTGGCCCATGCCCTGGTCGCCACCGGCTTCTCCTACGATCCCGAGCGGCGCGAGCGCCAGGCTCGGGTGCTCACCTCCGTCCTCCCGGCGGTCCGCGACATCCGCCGCATGGGCGCGGCCGCCGTCGACCTGTGCTCGGTGGCCTGTGGGCGCGTCGACGCCTTCTACGAGCGCGGCCTGCAGCCCTGGGACCATGCGGCCGGGGCACTGGTGGCCGCCGAGGCGGGTGCCCTCGTCGGCGACCTCGAGGGAGGCCCGCCATCCGGCGAGTTCTGCCTGGCCGCCGGGCCGGGCCTCTTCGAGCCGCTCGCGTCGCTGCTGCGCCGTGCCGGGGCCGGCCAGGCCTGA
- a CDS encoding polyprenol monophosphomannose synthase gives MTLVKPLVILPTFNEAENIVEVLDRLRDAVPEADVLVVDDASPDGTAGLAERWGAEHGGGLSVLRRAGKQGLGSAYRAGFAEGLAQGYDALVEMDSDLSHDPAALPSLLSAVDAGADLAIGSRYVPGGSIPEWPKHREYLSRGGNRYASLLLGLQVRDATAGFRCYAAPMLSQIALDEITADGYGFQIEMAYAVAGRGGRIVEVPISFTDRVRGTSKMSGRIVVEALVLVTWWAIRDRLLRRRRHDASPADPAR, from the coding sequence ATGACGCTCGTGAAGCCCCTGGTCATCCTCCCGACCTTCAACGAGGCCGAGAACATCGTCGAGGTTCTCGATCGACTCCGCGATGCCGTGCCCGAAGCCGACGTGCTGGTCGTCGACGACGCCAGTCCCGATGGCACCGCCGGCCTCGCCGAGCGATGGGGCGCCGAGCACGGTGGCGGGCTCTCGGTGCTGCGCCGGGCGGGAAAGCAGGGACTCGGCTCGGCGTATCGCGCCGGTTTCGCCGAGGGACTGGCCCAGGGCTACGACGCTCTCGTCGAGATGGACTCGGACCTCTCCCACGATCCGGCGGCGCTGCCGTCGCTGCTCAGCGCGGTCGACGCCGGCGCCGATCTGGCCATCGGTTCGCGCTACGTGCCGGGAGGCAGCATCCCGGAGTGGCCCAAGCACCGCGAGTACCTGTCACGGGGCGGGAACCGCTACGCCTCTCTGCTGCTCGGCTTGCAGGTCCGCGACGCGACCGCCGGCTTCCGCTGCTATGCGGCGCCGATGCTGTCCCAGATCGCCCTCGACGAGATCACGGCCGACGGCTACGGCTTCCAGATCGAGATGGCCTACGCGGTCGCCGGGAGAGGCGGCCGCATCGTGGAGGTGCCCATCAGCTTCACCGATCGCGTCCGCGGCACCTCCAAGATGTCCGGCCGCATCGTCGTGGAGGCGCTGGTGCTGGTGACCTGGTGGGCGATCCGCGACCGGCTGCTGCGCCGTCGCCGCCACGATGCCTCACCCGCCGACCCCGCGCGCTGA
- a CDS encoding DNA polymerase IV, whose product MDAFFVSVELLDRPELRGRPVVVGGQGERGVVAAASYEARAFGVHSAMPSVRARRLCPHAVFLAGRHARYAEVSAEVMTIFRQVTPLVEPLSLDEAFLDVAGAERRMGPAPTIAARLRARVLDEVGLTCSVGVAATKFVAKLATEDAKPGVSEAGPVLGDGVRVVAPGDTLAFLHPLPVRALWGVGPATLNRLGRLGIVTVGDLAATDRGMLVGALGRAQGQHLHDLANGLDPRPVVADRRPKSIGHEETFARDLHRRGELERELTGLSDAVAARLRAHGVAGRTITIKVRFGDFHTITRSTTLDGPVDDASAVRRAARGLLDGVDPAPGVRLLGVSVSGLGPGGIRQLSLDDAVDERVGWAGASRTVDEIRARFGADAIGPAALARPDGLDVKGPGRQQWGPGAEAAPEDVG is encoded by the coding sequence ATGGACGCCTTCTTCGTGTCGGTGGAGCTGCTCGACCGTCCTGAGCTTCGGGGCCGTCCCGTCGTCGTGGGCGGGCAGGGCGAACGGGGTGTCGTGGCCGCCGCCTCCTACGAGGCGAGGGCCTTCGGCGTGCACTCGGCCATGCCCTCGGTCAGGGCCCGCCGCCTGTGCCCACACGCCGTGTTCCTCGCCGGACGTCACGCGCGCTACGCCGAGGTCAGCGCCGAGGTGATGACGATCTTCCGCCAGGTCACCCCGCTCGTCGAACCCCTCTCGCTCGACGAGGCGTTCCTCGACGTGGCGGGGGCCGAGCGTCGGATGGGTCCGGCCCCGACCATCGCCGCTCGCCTGCGGGCCCGGGTGCTCGACGAGGTCGGCCTCACCTGCTCGGTGGGGGTGGCCGCCACGAAGTTCGTGGCCAAGCTGGCCACCGAGGACGCCAAGCCCGGCGTGTCCGAGGCCGGCCCGGTCCTCGGCGACGGCGTGAGGGTGGTGGCTCCGGGCGACACGCTGGCGTTCCTGCACCCCCTGCCCGTCCGGGCCCTGTGGGGCGTGGGACCGGCCACCCTGAACCGGCTCGGGCGCCTGGGCATCGTCACCGTCGGGGACCTGGCGGCCACCGATCGGGGCATGCTGGTCGGGGCGCTCGGCCGGGCCCAGGGCCAGCACCTGCACGATCTCGCCAACGGGCTCGACCCGCGGCCGGTGGTGGCGGACCGACGACCCAAGTCGATCGGCCACGAGGAGACCTTCGCCCGGGACCTGCACCGGCGCGGCGAGCTCGAGCGGGAGCTGACCGGTCTGAGCGACGCCGTCGCGGCCCGCCTCCGGGCCCATGGGGTGGCTGGGCGCACGATCACGATCAAGGTCCGTTTCGGCGACTTCCACACCATCACCCGGTCGACGACGCTCGACGGGCCCGTGGACGACGCCTCGGCGGTGCGGCGGGCGGCGAGGGGCCTGCTCGACGGTGTCGACCCGGCGCCGGGCGTGCGCCTGCTGGGCGTGTCGGTCAGCGGTCTCGGCCCGGGGGGCATCCGCCAGCTGTCCCTCGACGATGCGGTCGACGAGCGGGTGGGTTGGGCCGGGGCCAGCCGGACGGTCGACGAGATCCGAGCCCGGTTCGGCGCCGACGCCATCGGCCCCGCCGCCCTGGCTCGGCCCGACGGGCTGGACGTGAAGGGCCCGGGACGTCAGCAGTGGGGCCCCGGTGCCGAGGCCGCTCCGGAGGACGTCGGGTGA
- a CDS encoding NUDIX hydrolase, which translates to MRDWLVGGAVMEGPDGLLLVQNRRRDGRHDWSPPGGVIDRGESLVEGLTREVLEETGLTVTEWAGPLYEIEAEAPTLGWRLRVEAWRAVSWRGDLVVDDPDGIVVDARWVSTTDCALHLAEASPWVADPVQEWLAEPWAGRRRYGYRIVGRDPRALEVTRV; encoded by the coding sequence ATGCGCGACTGGCTCGTGGGCGGTGCAGTCATGGAGGGCCCCGATGGGCTCCTGCTCGTCCAGAACCGGCGCCGCGACGGCCGCCACGACTGGAGCCCGCCCGGAGGCGTGATCGACCGCGGCGAGTCCCTCGTCGAGGGCCTCACCCGGGAGGTCCTCGAGGAGACAGGCCTGACGGTCACCGAGTGGGCCGGTCCCCTCTACGAGATCGAGGCCGAGGCCCCCACGCTCGGGTGGCGCCTGCGGGTCGAGGCCTGGAGGGCGGTCAGCTGGCGGGGCGACCTCGTCGTCGACGACCCCGACGGCATCGTGGTCGACGCCCGCTGGGTGAGCACCACCGACTGCGCCCTCCACCTCGCCGAGGCGTCGCCCTGGGTGGCCGACCCGGTGCAGGAGTGGCTGGCCGAACCGTGGGCCGGGCGACGCCGGTACGGGTACCGGATCGTCGGGCGCGATCCCCGGGCGTTGGAGGTCACCCGGGTGTGA
- a CDS encoding response regulator transcription factor, translated as MGTRILTVEDDERIRTAVKMALEDEGWVVEEADTGEDALESFTRHPCDVVLIDIMLPGIDGFDVCRSIRRVSDVPIVMVTARADTHDVVAGLEAGADDYLTKPFAPKELSARIRALLRRARTSDPAVTHLRFGDLEIVPDEGVVLRDGDEVHLTKTEFRLLVELASSPGRVFSREVLLERVWGYGYFGDGRLVDVHVRRLRMKVETDPANPRHVVTVRGLGYKLQP; from the coding sequence ATGGGCACCCGCATCCTCACGGTGGAAGACGACGAGCGCATCCGAACGGCGGTGAAGATGGCCCTCGAGGACGAGGGCTGGGTCGTCGAGGAGGCCGACACGGGCGAGGACGCGCTCGAATCGTTCACGCGCCACCCGTGTGACGTGGTGCTCATCGACATCATGTTGCCGGGCATCGACGGGTTCGACGTGTGCCGCTCCATCCGCCGCGTCAGCGACGTGCCCATCGTCATGGTGACGGCCCGAGCCGACACCCACGACGTGGTCGCCGGGCTCGAGGCGGGCGCCGACGACTACCTCACCAAGCCCTTCGCCCCCAAGGAGCTCTCCGCTCGCATCCGGGCCCTGCTGCGCCGGGCCCGGACCTCCGACCCTGCCGTCACCCACCTGCGCTTCGGCGACCTCGAGATCGTCCCCGACGAAGGGGTCGTGCTGCGCGACGGCGACGAGGTCCACCTCACCAAGACCGAGTTCCGTCTGCTCGTCGAACTGGCGTCGAGCCCAGGACGGGTGTTCAGCCGAGAGGTCCTCCTCGAACGGGTCTGGGGCTACGGGTACTTCGGCGACGGTCGCCTGGTCGACGTCCACGTCCGGCGGCTGCGCATGAAGGTCGAGACCGATCCGGCCAACCCGCGCCATGTGGTGACGGTCCGCGGTCTCGGCTACAAGCTCCAGCCCTGA
- a CDS encoding GerMN domain-containing protein, with amino-acid sequence MKPLRRLVKVGLAVLAAIVLLVGCGIASDDSARDIPDNALPEALQNETTTTTVSDEPGRTSIERLFLVEASSDGATEQLAEIPVEIEVPEGPSGLPAALVQALADARPTELGFPSLTNSVPPGLEVLRTDLGADGVLDLDVSELDSVEGSGQRLAVAQIVFTLTELADIDAVRFFDDGEPVAVPIESGTAPAGTPVRRIDDPSLLASLRRSETG; translated from the coding sequence ATGAAGCCCTTGCGTCGCCTCGTCAAGGTGGGCCTGGCCGTGCTCGCCGCGATCGTGCTCCTGGTGGGCTGCGGCATCGCCTCCGACGACAGCGCCCGCGACATCCCGGACAACGCGCTGCCCGAGGCCCTTCAGAACGAGACGACCACCACCACCGTGTCCGACGAGCCGGGGCGGACGAGCATCGAGAGGCTCTTCCTCGTCGAGGCCAGCAGCGACGGGGCCACCGAGCAGCTGGCGGAGATCCCGGTGGAGATCGAGGTCCCCGAGGGGCCCTCGGGCCTTCCCGCGGCCCTGGTCCAGGCGCTGGCCGACGCGCGCCCGACCGAGCTCGGCTTCCCGTCGCTCACCAACTCCGTGCCGCCCGGGCTCGAGGTGCTCCGCACCGACCTCGGCGCCGACGGGGTCCTCGACCTCGATGTCAGCGAGCTCGACTCGGTCGAGGGCAGCGGGCAGCGCCTCGCCGTGGCCCAGATCGTGTTCACGCTCACCGAGCTCGCAGACATCGATGCGGTGCGCTTCTTCGACGACGGTGAACCGGTGGCCGTGCCCATCGAGAGCGGCACCGCCCCGGCAGGCACGCCGGTGCGCCGTATCGACGACCCGTCTCTGCTCGCCTCTCTGCGTCGATCCGAGACCGGCTGA
- a CDS encoding helix-turn-helix domain-containing protein, translated as MTTATLTLLPPQRLGVLLSEGRHARGRSLTDVASACSFDEEELDALERGDLRLADDQVQPVLDAYGVPVEELIPARSQVVVDLDQGQLLVAEEAAAIDTSAPTADEVLSAYLSLVYTLRHADPGTPLVLRQYDVAVLSRALRLAEPDVEARLTGLMRQPSTDLSLFHRLLRSKLVFPVVGAVVIATGVGTVLVLRAGDEATPPPEPATRPSAVEAPVDPSVSLIPGAVQERNPDGSPGAVQVDP; from the coding sequence GTGACCACTGCGACCCTCACCCTGCTCCCGCCTCAGCGGCTCGGTGTCCTCCTCTCGGAGGGGCGACACGCCCGCGGTCGTTCGCTGACCGACGTGGCGTCGGCGTGCTCCTTCGACGAGGAGGAGCTGGACGCCCTCGAGCGCGGCGACCTGCGTCTCGCCGACGATCAGGTCCAGCCCGTCCTCGACGCCTACGGCGTCCCCGTCGAAGAGCTGATCCCCGCCCGCAGCCAGGTGGTGGTCGACCTCGACCAGGGGCAGCTCCTCGTCGCCGAGGAAGCGGCCGCCATCGACACGTCGGCCCCCACCGCCGACGAGGTCCTCTCGGCCTATCTCTCGCTCGTCTACACGCTGCGCCACGCCGATCCGGGCACGCCGCTCGTGCTGCGCCAGTACGACGTTGCCGTGCTGTCGCGTGCCCTGCGCCTCGCCGAGCCGGACGTCGAGGCCCGCCTCACCGGCCTCATGCGCCAGCCGAGCACCGACCTGAGCCTGTTCCACCGGCTGCTGCGCTCGAAGCTCGTCTTCCCCGTGGTGGGCGCCGTCGTCATCGCCACCGGGGTGGGCACCGTGCTGGTGCTGCGCGCCGGCGACGAGGCCACCCCGCCGCCGGAGCCGGCCACCCGGCCCTCTGCGGTCGAGGCACCCGTCGACCCGTCCGTGTCGCTCATCCCCGGCGCGGTGCAGGAACGCAACCCCGACGGTTCCCCCGGAGCGGTGCAGGTCGATCCCTGA
- a CDS encoding DUF3040 domain-containing protein — translation MPLSEDEQRILSEIEQQLYQSDPSLARDIADTTVYTSAYRNLKWSLLGLVVGLVGLVLTLGTSYFLAFGGFLVMLVSALAAERNARRLGKVGMQQMTQSTKVAGLRDALGNTNSRLKDRMRRDDDA, via the coding sequence GTGCCGCTATCCGAGGACGAACAGCGAATCCTCAGCGAGATCGAGCAGCAGCTCTACCAGTCTGATCCCTCGCTGGCCCGCGACATCGCCGACACCACCGTCTACACCTCGGCGTACCGCAACCTGAAGTGGTCGTTGCTCGGGCTGGTGGTCGGTCTCGTGGGCCTGGTGCTCACCCTGGGCACCTCGTACTTCCTCGCCTTCGGCGGCTTCCTGGTCATGTTGGTGTCGGCCCTCGCTGCCGAACGCAACGCCCGGCGCCTCGGCAAGGTGGGCATGCAGCAGATGACCCAGTCGACCAAGGTCGCCGGCCTGCGTGACGCCCTCGGCAACACCAACTCGCGCCTCAAGGACCGCATGCGGCGCGACGACGACGCCTGA